One stretch of Desulfobacterales bacterium DNA includes these proteins:
- the coaE gene encoding dephospho-CoA kinase (Dephospho-CoA kinase (CoaE) performs the final step in coenzyme A biosynthesis.) — MKHRQARLESIRIMPSGSLKIAVTGCAGSGKSIVCRRFGRLGATVISADQIAREIVSVGSPAYLSIVEDFGKQVLCEDGSLNRAMLRHIIIHSKEARGKVDRATHPEIVSVMDAQISHAEKSGIPFIVAEVPLLFELHLEKKFDVIVSVSVDAEVRVRRLVDRDKVSRKDALGLSRTQMADEEKLQRADFILKNNGSIEALERAADDLYHELSQNFIISNQKCLTGVTS, encoded by the coding sequence ATGAAACATCGTCAAGCACGCCTTGAATCAATCCGTATTATGCCATCAGGCAGTTTGAAAATTGCTGTAACCGGTTGTGCCGGATCCGGTAAAAGTATTGTATGCCGCAGATTTGGCCGGCTGGGCGCAACAGTTATCAGCGCCGATCAGATCGCCAGGGAAATTGTTTCGGTCGGGTCGCCGGCTTATCTGTCCATTGTAGAGGATTTCGGTAAACAGGTGCTTTGCGAAGATGGAAGTCTGAATCGGGCGATGCTTCGCCATATCATCATTCACAGTAAGGAAGCCCGGGGAAAAGTGGATCGGGCCACTCATCCTGAAATTGTCAGCGTAATGGATGCTCAAATCAGCCATGCTGAAAAGTCAGGTATTCCCTTCATTGTGGCTGAAGTGCCGTTGCTGTTTGAGTTGCATCTGGAAAAAAAATTCGATGTGATCGTGTCGGTCAGCGTCGATGCCGAGGTGAGGGTGCGGCGTCTGGTTGATCGGGATAAAGTTTCCCGGAAAGATGCGCTGGGGCTGTCGCGCACTCAGATGGCGGATGAGGAGAAACTTCAACGCGCAGATTTTATTTTGAAAAATAACGGTTCTATCGAGGCCCTTGAGCGGGCTGCCGATGATCTGTATCATGAGTTGTCTCAAAATTTTATCATTTCGAATCAAAAGTGCTTGACAGGGGTGACTTCATAA
- a CDS encoding adenylate kinase: MNILFFGPNGSGKGTQGAILKDRFNIPHIESGAIFRENISNNTPLGKQAKKYIERGDLVPDDITIPMILERLQKDDCRNGWLLDGFPRNRQQALMLNKSLTEAGINIDIVVEILLERETAKNRIMGRRLCINDNNHPNNIYIKAIEPNGDRCRVCGGELSTRADDQDENAINKRHDIYYDTETGTLSSAYYFKKIAEQNAAIRYITVDGSPSVSEVTRKLISKL; encoded by the coding sequence ATGAATATTTTATTTTTCGGCCCCAACGGCAGCGGAAAAGGAACTCAGGGGGCAATCCTGAAGGACAGATTCAATATTCCCCATATTGAATCCGGGGCCATTTTCCGGGAAAACATATCCAACAACACCCCTTTAGGCAAGCAGGCGAAAAAATATATCGAGCGTGGCGATCTGGTTCCCGATGATATCACTATTCCCATGATCCTTGAACGGCTTCAAAAAGATGACTGCCGAAACGGATGGCTTTTGGACGGATTCCCCAGAAACAGGCAACAGGCACTGATGTTGAACAAATCTCTCACCGAGGCCGGCATCAATATCGATATTGTAGTGGAAATACTTCTGGAACGTGAAACTGCAAAAAACAGAATAATGGGACGCAGACTTTGTATCAACGACAATAATCATCCGAACAATATTTATATCAAAGCCATCGAACCCAATGGGGACCGTTGCCGTGTCTGCGGCGGAGAATTGAGTACCCGGGCCGATGATCAGGACGAAAACGCTATCAATAAACGACATGATATCTACTACGATACTGAAACAGGAACGCTTTCATCGGCATATTATTTTAAAAAAATTGCCGAGCAGAATGCTGCAATCCGCTATATTACCGTCGATGGAAGCCCCAGCGTCTCTGAGGTAACCCGGAAACTTATTTCGAAACTGTAA
- the rpmE gene encoding 50S ribosomal protein L31: protein MKKDIHPEYAETKIQCACGNVIEVGSTKSNISVEICSKCHPFFTGKQKLIDTAGRIERFRKKYEKFQNK from the coding sequence ATGAAAAAAGATATACATCCGGAATACGCAGAGACAAAAATTCAATGTGCCTGTGGGAACGTAATTGAGGTGGGCTCCACAAAATCCAATATCAGTGTGGAGATTTGTTCCAAATGCCATCCGTTTTTTACCGGAAAACAGAAATTGATAGATACCGCCGGCCGAATTGAACGTTTCCGTAAAAAATATGAAAAATTTCAGAACAAGTAA
- the frr gene encoding ribosome recycling factor: MIESTYQETRERMEKSLTALTNELKRVRTGRASLSLLDSIRVDYYGTMTVLSQMASLSVPESRLITIQPWDASVIKDIEKAILKSGLGLTPSNDGKIVRISIPPLTEQRRKELVKLVHKMCEEHKVAVRNIRRDSNELLKRFKKDGDISEDQVFKGQDQIQKITDDYIKRVDEIYMEKEKEILEF, from the coding sequence ATGATTGAATCGACATATCAGGAAACTAGAGAGCGGATGGAGAAATCCTTAACCGCACTGACCAATGAATTGAAAAGAGTGAGAACGGGTCGTGCATCTCTTTCGCTTCTGGATTCAATAAGGGTTGACTACTATGGCACAATGACCGTTTTGAGCCAGATGGCTTCGTTGTCAGTACCGGAAAGTCGGCTTATCACCATACAACCCTGGGATGCTTCCGTTATAAAAGATATCGAGAAAGCGATACTGAAATCCGGCTTGGGACTCACCCCGTCAAATGACGGGAAAATCGTACGGATTTCCATACCGCCGCTTACCGAGCAACGTCGGAAAGAACTGGTGAAACTTGTTCATAAAATGTGTGAAGAACATAAGGTTGCGGTAAGAAATATCCGGAGGGATTCAAATGAATTGCTCAAAAGATTTAAAAAAGACGGTGATATATCGGAAGACCAGGTATTCAAGGGCCAGGATCAGATCCAGAAAATTACAGACGACTATATCAAACGAGTAGACGAAATCTATATGGAAAAAGAAAAGGAGATCCTTGAATTTTAA
- the rho gene encoding transcription termination factor Rho has protein sequence MNLVELKNMRISELNQMAKELRIDGAAGMRKQELIFALLQAQIEKDGLIFGEGTLEILPDGFGFLRAPSYNYLPGPDDIYVSPSQIRRFNLRTGDTVSGQIRQPKESERYFALLKVEAVNYEDPEIARDKILFDNLTPLYPDVKMNLETLPDKYSTRLMDLLTPIGFGQRGLIVSPPRSGKTMMLQSIANSIVSNHKDVVMFVVLIDERPEEVTDMERSVKAEVISSTFDEPAERHVQVAEMVIEKAKRLVEHKKDVVILLDSITRLARAYNSVMPPSGKILSGGVDSNALQRPKRFFGAARNIEEGGSLTIIATALVDTGSRMDEVIFEEFKGTGNMEIQLDRRLADKRMFPAIDIKRSGTRKEELLLDEETINRVWILRKLLSSLSTSDSMEFLLDKMSGTKNNKEFLDSMNA, from the coding sequence ATGAATTTAGTCGAACTTAAAAATATGAGAATCAGTGAACTCAACCAGATGGCCAAAGAGTTGAGAATTGATGGGGCTGCCGGGATGAGGAAGCAGGAGTTGATTTTTGCACTGCTTCAGGCGCAGATTGAAAAAGACGGATTGATATTCGGTGAGGGGACACTGGAAATATTGCCCGACGGATTTGGGTTTCTGAGGGCACCGAGTTATAATTATCTGCCGGGTCCTGACGACATTTATGTATCACCCTCGCAGATACGACGATTCAATTTGAGAACCGGGGATACGGTATCCGGTCAGATACGACAGCCGAAAGAATCCGAAAGATACTTTGCGCTGTTAAAGGTTGAGGCTGTCAACTATGAGGACCCGGAAATAGCCAGGGATAAGATTCTGTTCGATAACCTTACACCGCTGTATCCGGATGTCAAAATGAATCTGGAAACATTGCCGGATAAGTATTCCACCCGCCTGATGGATTTGCTGACGCCGATCGGATTTGGCCAGAGGGGGCTTATTGTCTCTCCGCCCAGATCCGGAAAGACGATGATGCTTCAGTCTATTGCCAACAGCATTGTCTCTAATCACAAAGATGTCGTCATGTTTGTGGTATTGATTGATGAACGCCCTGAGGAAGTGACGGATATGGAGCGATCTGTCAAGGCAGAAGTCATTAGCTCAACATTTGACGAGCCGGCGGAACGTCACGTTCAGGTAGCTGAAATGGTAATTGAGAAAGCCAAACGGCTTGTGGAGCATAAAAAAGATGTGGTTATTTTACTGGACAGCATTACCCGGCTGGCCAGAGCCTATAACTCCGTGATGCCGCCCAGCGGAAAGATTCTTTCCGGTGGTGTGGATTCCAATGCGTTGCAGCGTCCCAAACGGTTTTTCGGGGCGGCCAGAAATATAGAAGAGGGTGGAAGTTTGACGATTATTGCGACAGCGCTGGTAGATACCGGAAGCCGAATGGATGAAGTGATTTTTGAAGAATTCAAGGGAACCGGCAATATGGAAATTCAGCTGGATAGACGGCTTGCGGATAAACGGATGTTTCCGGCTATTGACATCAAAAGATCCGGTACACGGAAAGAAGAGCTGCTACTCGACGAAGAAACGATCAACCGCGTCTGGATACTCAGAAAACTTCTTTCATCACTCAGCACATCAGACAGTATGGAGTTTTTGCTTGATAAAATGAGCGGAACCAAGAATAATAAAGAATTTCTCGATTCAATGAATGCATAA
- the rpsB gene encoding 30S ribosomal protein S2, with amino-acid sequence MAYLTMKEFLEAGVHFGHHTKRWNPKMKPYIFGARNGIYIVDLQKTVRMFKTAYDFITDTTAGGKSVLFVGTKKQARESVYEEANRCEMFYVHNRWLGGMLTNFQTIKKSIDRLNYLNTIRNDESINLFPKKERLKLEKERLKLDNNLGGIRNMTQLPGAVFIVDPKKEAIAVREAKRLNIPIVGVVDTNCDPDDIDYIIPGNDDAIRSIRLISARIADACIEGHQRLKEKQQAETDKQFDEVMEMTELGSELKPGERKVVSDGTQGPVVEVIKRSASGAVQDSGVEQVEKSTDSEKNTGE; translated from the coding sequence ATGGCTTATCTAACGATGAAAGAATTTTTGGAAGCAGGCGTACATTTCGGTCATCATACGAAACGGTGGAACCCCAAGATGAAACCGTATATTTTCGGGGCAAGAAATGGGATTTACATTGTGGATCTCCAGAAAACCGTTCGTATGTTTAAAACCGCGTATGATTTTATCACCGATACTACGGCCGGTGGAAAAAGTGTGCTGTTTGTAGGCACGAAAAAACAGGCCAGGGAATCCGTGTATGAAGAAGCGAACAGATGTGAAATGTTCTACGTCCATAATCGGTGGTTGGGCGGAATGTTGACCAATTTCCAAACTATCAAAAAGAGTATAGATCGATTGAACTATCTCAACACAATCCGTAATGATGAGTCAATCAATTTGTTTCCCAAAAAAGAACGTTTGAAGCTGGAAAAAGAACGTTTGAAACTGGACAATAACCTGGGCGGTATTCGAAATATGACTCAGCTTCCGGGAGCCGTATTTATCGTGGATCCCAAAAAGGAAGCGATCGCGGTTCGAGAAGCCAAACGACTGAACATACCTATCGTCGGGGTTGTGGATACCAATTGTGATCCGGATGATATCGATTACATTATTCCCGGAAATGATGATGCAATCCGGTCAATCCGCTTGATCTCTGCAAGAATTGCCGATGCCTGCATTGAAGGACATCAGCGTTTGAAAGAAAAACAGCAGGCTGAGACGGATAAACAATTTGACGAAGTGATGGAAATGACTGAGTTGGGTTCTGAACTCAAGCCTGGCGAAAGAAAGGTCGTTTCAGACGGCACGCAGGGGCCGGTTGTCGAGGTGATTAAACGATCTGCTTCCGGAGCCGTACAGGACAGCGGCGTGGAACAAGTTGAAAAATCAACTGATTCTGAAAAAAATACAGGAGAATGA
- the prfA gene encoding peptide chain release factor 1, producing MFEKLKGVEERFEEVEKLLSDPKVVKDRQLFQKYSRQHAELGKIVTMYRAYRQADEDFKSSQELLNDGDADIKELAGEEIDRLAHKKSELESEIKKLLMAKDPNDEKNVILEIRAGTGGEEAGLFAGDLFRMYERYAEQCRWKIEIMSHHTTGVGGLKEIVAMIHGNGAYSRLKYESGTHRVQRVPATETQGRIHTSAVTVAVLPEAEEVDIHIDPGEIKVDVYRSQGPGGQSVNTTDSAVRITHFPSGLVVICQDEKSQLKNKIKAMKVLRARLLDNMIREQHEKRSEERKIQIGSGDRSERIRTYNFPQSRVTDHRIGLTLYKLDSVLQGALDEIIVPLITFYQTQALKNAESAKD from the coding sequence ATGTTTGAAAAACTAAAAGGTGTGGAAGAGCGTTTTGAAGAAGTTGAAAAGCTGCTCAGCGATCCGAAAGTCGTTAAGGATCGTCAGCTGTTTCAGAAATACAGTCGTCAACATGCTGAACTCGGTAAGATCGTCACAATGTACAGGGCCTACAGGCAAGCAGATGAGGATTTTAAAAGCAGCCAGGAACTTTTAAACGACGGAGATGCGGATATTAAAGAGCTGGCCGGTGAGGAAATTGACCGTCTTGCCCATAAAAAATCAGAATTGGAATCCGAGATCAAAAAGCTTCTCATGGCGAAAGATCCCAATGATGAAAAAAATGTGATCCTTGAAATCCGTGCAGGAACGGGAGGCGAAGAGGCCGGCCTTTTTGCCGGCGATCTGTTTCGGATGTATGAACGATATGCGGAGCAATGCCGTTGGAAAATTGAGATCATGAGCCATCATACTACCGGTGTGGGAGGCCTGAAAGAAATTGTCGCCATGATTCATGGAAATGGCGCCTACAGTCGGCTGAAATATGAAAGCGGGACTCATCGGGTTCAGCGGGTTCCAGCCACCGAAACTCAAGGGCGAATTCATACGTCAGCTGTCACTGTCGCCGTTTTGCCCGAAGCTGAGGAAGTGGATATTCATATTGATCCCGGTGAAATCAAGGTTGATGTTTACCGGTCTCAAGGCCCTGGCGGCCAGTCGGTCAATACGACCGACTCAGCGGTTCGAATTACGCATTTTCCTAGCGGCCTTGTCGTGATCTGCCAGGATGAAAAATCTCAGCTCAAAAATAAAATCAAGGCGATGAAGGTGTTGCGTGCCCGACTTCTCGATAATATGATCCGTGAGCAACATGAAAAGCGATCTGAGGAGCGCAAGATTCAGATAGGAAGCGGAGATCGAAGTGAGAGAATTCGAACGTATAATTTCCCCCAGAGCAGAGTGACGGATCATCGAATCGGGCTCACTTTGTATAAGCTGGACAGTGTTCTGCAAGGCGCTCTGGATGAAATTATTGTCCCGTTGATTACGTTTTATCAGACTCAGGCGCTCAAGAATGCTGAATCAGCCAAAGACTGA
- a CDS encoding HD domain-containing protein yields MTLFNTGILPKTPGAYLVGGSVRDLLIGKTPSDYDIAVLKNPEEYAKDIAMKAGGRIVQIGKPGKVIHRIVTKKHIFDIASINGTGIEDDLKQRDFTINAMAYCLSTDKIIDCLGGLNDLDAGCIRMVSPTIFFKDPIRLLRAYRMEALLDFTIEPETESVIERGADLIASAAGERIWNEYFKILSSPESYRYIHQMNRGGLLKEIFPELAGLKECTQNRHHLHNVFIHTLRTYHHLERMLNGSDQCIPDMLIQHIEKMNPQRSVLLKHAALLHDIGKPLTRTTDERGDIHFYQHEKKGADISYNISNRLKLSTRDKQFIDTIIRNHLQPLHLYTAHKKGALTPKGTVRFFNVYGDGIFDLLLHFIADTRGKGEPDARNVYLFTEHLLHQFMNEFKPVKSRPPLVSGDDLIHEMGLSPSPLFKTILDRVEEKRLLNKITLKTEAMAYIKKILSQK; encoded by the coding sequence ATGACGTTGTTCAATACCGGTATCCTCCCTAAAACGCCCGGCGCCTATCTGGTGGGGGGGTCTGTCAGAGATCTGCTCATCGGAAAAACCCCATCTGATTACGACATTGCCGTATTAAAAAATCCGGAAGAATATGCAAAAGACATCGCCATGAAAGCAGGTGGCCGGATTGTTCAAATAGGAAAACCGGGGAAAGTCATTCATCGCATTGTCACGAAGAAACACATTTTTGATATTGCTTCAATCAATGGCACCGGCATCGAAGATGATCTGAAGCAACGGGATTTTACCATCAATGCCATGGCATATTGCCTGAGTACCGATAAAATCATCGACTGTCTTGGCGGATTAAATGACCTTGATGCCGGATGCATCCGCATGGTATCCCCCACCATTTTTTTCAAAGATCCGATCCGGTTGTTAAGAGCTTATCGAATGGAAGCGCTGCTGGATTTTACCATCGAACCGGAAACAGAATCCGTTATTGAACGGGGCGCGGATTTAATCGCGTCGGCAGCCGGGGAACGAATTTGGAATGAGTATTTTAAAATCCTGAGCAGTCCCGAATCATACCGGTATATTCACCAAATGAATCGCGGCGGCCTGCTGAAGGAGATCTTCCCTGAACTTGCCGGACTGAAAGAATGTACCCAGAACCGGCACCATCTTCACAATGTGTTTATACACACGCTGAGAACGTACCATCATCTCGAACGGATGCTAAACGGCTCAGATCAATGCATACCCGATATGCTCATCCAGCACATCGAAAAAATGAACCCACAACGATCGGTACTGTTAAAACACGCTGCACTTCTGCATGATATCGGCAAGCCACTGACCCGAACCACTGATGAACGGGGGGATATACATTTTTATCAACACGAGAAAAAAGGTGCTGATATTTCTTATAATATAAGTAACAGGCTCAAACTGTCAACCCGCGACAAACAATTTATCGACACCATTATCCGAAACCATCTGCAGCCGCTCCATTTATACACCGCACACAAAAAAGGCGCTTTGACCCCAAAAGGGACCGTTCGTTTTTTTAACGTCTATGGAGATGGCATTTTTGATCTTCTCCTGCATTTTATCGCCGACACCAGAGGCAAGGGTGAGCCGGACGCACGGAATGTCTATCTGTTTACCGAACACCTGCTTCATCAATTCATGAATGAGTTTAAACCAGTCAAATCCCGCCCCCCCCTTGTGAGCGGAGATGATCTGATCCATGAAATGGGACTTTCCCCCTCCCCCCTGTTTAAAACCATTCTTGACCGGGTAGAAGAAAAACGGCTGTTGAACAAAATAACTTTAAAAACGGAGGCCATGGCTTATATCAAAAAAATCCTGAGCCAGAAATGA
- the rpsU gene encoding 30S ribosomal protein S21, with product MKAIEVRVLDNDLEKAMRILKKKIQNDGLFKRLKLKKNYEKPSEYRRRKQREALRRQRIAASRQR from the coding sequence TTGAAGGCTATTGAAGTGAGAGTTTTGGATAATGACCTTGAAAAGGCCATGAGGATTCTGAAAAAAAAGATTCAAAATGACGGCCTCTTCAAACGGTTGAAGTTGAAAAAAAATTACGAAAAACCAAGTGAATACAGGCGACGCAAACAGCGGGAAGCCTTGAGAAGACAAAGGATAGCCGCTTCCAGACAACGATAG
- the prmC gene encoding peptide chain release factor N(5)-glutamine methyltransferase encodes MLNQPKTDESRWTILKILKWTTSYFKSLNIGEPRASAEIILAYALKLTRIDLYLRYDQPLDKTELSLFKTLVKRRANHEPVAYIVGSREFWSLDFEVTPDVLIPRPETECLVEAALALLPENRNDPAPCLLELGTGSGAIVISLATERPGCRFFAVDKSIRAVQLARQNAGRHLVDGIIHFCCCSWFEALNSERWLYDIIVSNPPYIPTETVGGLQPDIVAYEPHAALDGGKDGLFSIRHIITHAHRYMICGGWLLLEIGHDQRIDTGRIIDETGAYDQVRYIQDYSGYDRIVQMRKK; translated from the coding sequence ATGCTGAATCAGCCAAAGACTGACGAATCCCGATGGACTATTCTCAAAATCCTCAAGTGGACCACATCGTACTTTAAATCCCTGAATATTGGAGAACCCAGGGCCTCAGCGGAAATCATTCTTGCGTATGCATTGAAGCTGACGCGGATCGATTTGTATCTTCGTTATGATCAGCCTCTGGATAAAACGGAGCTGTCGCTGTTTAAAACACTGGTCAAACGCAGGGCGAATCATGAGCCCGTGGCGTATATTGTGGGGAGCAGGGAATTCTGGTCGCTGGATTTTGAAGTTACACCCGATGTCCTGATTCCCCGGCCGGAAACCGAGTGCCTTGTCGAAGCGGCTCTGGCGCTGTTGCCTGAAAATCGGAATGACCCAGCCCCCTGTTTGCTGGAGCTGGGTACCGGGTCGGGGGCTATCGTGATATCCCTCGCTACCGAAAGGCCGGGGTGCCGGTTTTTCGCCGTGGACAAATCCATTCGGGCGGTTCAGCTGGCCAGACAAAACGCCGGACGCCATTTGGTGGATGGCATTATCCATTTTTGCTGCTGCAGCTGGTTTGAGGCGTTGAATTCGGAAAGATGGCTCTACGATATCATCGTATCCAACCCTCCGTATATTCCGACAGAAACTGTCGGAGGCCTGCAGCCTGATATCGTTGCATACGAACCCCATGCAGCGCTTGATGGGGGGAAGGACGGGCTTTTCAGTATCCGGCACATTATCACTCACGCTCATCGGTATATGATTTGCGGCGGGTGGCTGCTGCTTGAAATCGGACATGATCAGCGGATAGATACCGGGCGTATTATCGACGAAACCGGCGCCTATGATCAGGTGCGGTATATTCAGGATTACAGCGGATATGATCGGATTGTTCAGATGAGAAAAAAATGA
- the pyrH gene encoding UMP kinase produces the protein MDSPRYKRILLKLSGEALVGDQGFGISPEVLKFVAEEIHSIFDLGVQIAVVVGGGNIFRGVAASIYGMDRASADNMGMLATVINSLALQDILEKRGIQTRVQTAISMHEVAEPFILRKAVRHLEKGRVVIFAAGTGNPYFTTDTAAVLRAQEIRAEILLKATKVDGLYDSDPEKNEDAKFIKKINYMQVLERQLSVMDMTAISLAMDNSLPLSVFNLKAKGNIRKIVCGETVGTMITKSAVVD, from the coding sequence TTGGATTCGCCCAGATATAAGCGTATTTTGTTGAAGTTGAGTGGTGAAGCCCTGGTGGGAGATCAGGGCTTCGGTATCAGCCCGGAAGTGCTGAAGTTTGTTGCGGAAGAAATTCACTCTATCTTTGACCTCGGTGTCCAGATTGCTGTTGTGGTCGGAGGCGGCAACATATTCAGAGGTGTTGCTGCTTCCATCTACGGCATGGATCGGGCTTCAGCCGATAACATGGGGATGCTGGCGACGGTTATCAACAGTCTGGCATTGCAGGATATACTCGAGAAAAGGGGGATACAGACGCGTGTTCAGACGGCAATATCCATGCACGAAGTTGCAGAACCCTTTATATTGCGTAAAGCGGTTCGGCATCTTGAAAAAGGAAGAGTCGTTATATTTGCCGCAGGAACCGGAAACCCCTATTTCACGACGGATACGGCGGCTGTACTTCGGGCACAGGAAATTCGTGCAGAGATTTTATTAAAGGCTACCAAAGTGGATGGCCTTTATGATTCTGATCCTGAAAAAAACGAAGATGCCAAATTCATAAAGAAAATCAATTATATGCAGGTTCTCGAACGACAGTTATCCGTTATGGATATGACTGCAATATCCCTTGCTATGGATAATTCCCTTCCTCTTTCCGTATTTAACCTGAAGGCAAAAGGGAATATCCGGAAAATAGTCTGTGGTGAAACAGTCGGCACTATGATTACCAAATCAGCCGTTGTTGATTGA
- the tsf gene encoding translation elongation factor Ts: MAAITAALVKQLRDATSAGMMDCKHALSECGGDINKAVEFLRKKGLATAQKRAGRAMSEGLIQSYIHMGGKMGVLVEVNCETDFVAKTDDFKEFAKNIAMHIAAANPVAIKPENVPEDVVNKEKDIYRGQALEMGKPENMLDKIAEGKLKKFFKENCLMEQTYVRDSEKTVADLLNEMIAKTGENIIISRFARFQLGGES, encoded by the coding sequence ATGGCAGCAATAACGGCAGCACTGGTGAAACAGCTCCGGGATGCCACATCGGCCGGCATGATGGACTGTAAACATGCACTTTCAGAGTGCGGAGGCGATATTAACAAGGCCGTAGAATTTCTTAGGAAAAAAGGCCTGGCTACGGCTCAGAAAAGAGCGGGCCGAGCCATGTCTGAAGGCTTGATCCAGTCTTATATCCACATGGGCGGGAAAATGGGTGTCCTGGTTGAGGTTAACTGTGAAACGGATTTCGTGGCAAAGACCGATGATTTTAAAGAGTTTGCTAAAAATATTGCCATGCATATCGCGGCAGCGAATCCAGTCGCGATCAAACCCGAGAACGTGCCTGAGGATGTCGTAAATAAAGAGAAAGATATCTATCGCGGACAGGCCCTTGAAATGGGGAAACCTGAAAATATGCTGGATAAAATCGCGGAAGGCAAGCTGAAGAAATTTTTCAAGGAAAACTGCCTGATGGAACAGACGTATGTCCGTGATTCCGAAAAGACGGTTGCCGATCTGTTGAATGAAATGATCGCTAAGACCGGAGAAAATATCATTATCAGCCGGTTCGCAAGATTTCAGCTGGGGGGGGAGTCATAA